A genomic stretch from Marinobacter fonticola includes:
- a CDS encoding Gfo/Idh/MocA family protein, producing MFATSAGSAIKLGIVGFGKIAQDQHFPALRDNPAYQLKAVADPGGNAPEGVAHFPTLEAMLEAVPDLDAVSLCVPPSVRYSLACRALAQDKHVMLEKPPGTTLGEVDALRRQAESAGKTLFAAWHSRFAPAVEPARAWLASQKVRRVEIEWKEDVRVWHPNQDWIWEPGGMGVFDPGINGLSIATAILADGFFLRQGVLEVPSNRQTPIAANLSFESIAGYPVTASFDSRQTGPQLWDIHVITEEGRLTLSKGGSQLFIDGTLRHDDEEREYPGLYQRFAELVDSASIEVDTTPLQHVADAFLLSERMTVDPFYWHKS from the coding sequence ATGTTTGCTACCAGTGCGGGGTCCGCCATCAAATTGGGTATTGTCGGTTTCGGCAAAATCGCTCAAGACCAGCATTTTCCGGCTCTTAGGGATAACCCCGCCTACCAGCTCAAGGCTGTCGCCGATCCAGGTGGCAATGCGCCGGAGGGCGTTGCCCACTTTCCAACGCTCGAGGCAATGCTGGAAGCCGTTCCGGATCTCGACGCCGTCAGCCTTTGTGTGCCGCCGTCCGTGCGCTATTCACTGGCCTGCCGGGCATTGGCGCAAGACAAGCACGTTATGCTGGAAAAGCCGCCGGGCACGACACTGGGCGAGGTCGATGCCCTGCGTCGCCAGGCTGAATCCGCGGGTAAGACGCTGTTCGCGGCCTGGCATTCGCGGTTCGCGCCCGCCGTAGAACCTGCGCGGGCATGGTTGGCCAGTCAGAAGGTGCGCCGCGTCGAAATCGAGTGGAAGGAAGATGTTCGCGTCTGGCACCCGAATCAGGATTGGATCTGGGAACCCGGCGGAATGGGCGTCTTCGATCCGGGCATCAATGGTTTGTCGATCGCGACCGCTATCCTGGCCGATGGGTTCTTTCTGCGTCAGGGTGTCCTGGAAGTGCCATCCAACCGGCAGACACCGATTGCAGCCAACCTGAGCTTCGAAAGCATCGCCGGTTATCCGGTGACCGCCAGTTTCGATTCCCGCCAGACCGGACCGCAGCTTTGGGATATCCACGTCATCACCGAAGAAGGGCGTTTGACGCTGTCCAAGGGCGGTAGCCAGCTGTTTATCGATGGAACGCTACGGCATGACGACGAGGAACGGGAGTATCCGGGTCTTTACCAGCGCTTTGCCGAGCTTGTGGATTCCGCGAGCATCGAGGTGGATACCACGCCGCTGCAGCACGTTGCGGATGCCTTTCTGCTTAGCGAGCGAATGACTGTGGATCCCTTTTATTGGCACAAGTCCTAA
- a CDS encoding putative bifunctional diguanylate cyclase/phosphodiesterase — MRLTDFIRSSLEEILQAWEKNAAAILPDRNYTRDELRDHVRHMLMGITADMERPLTELEQNERSQGFGPRPESETSAQIHGAERQDLGADIVQVATEFRALRTTIIQLWQKGGRTELETADVDDIVRFYEAIDQALVESVDRYAHEKEKQGRLFETMLASLPDPCCVLGLDGRFLYANRTMADLCGLTRTELVGRKFEEFKLHTSYNGLDPLQQVISSKKEVRGDIEIGAHAERARHFEYVYSPVLDAHDNVEAVSGIAHDVTERKQSEATIWHHANYDHLTDVPNRRLFIDRLNQHASHSVRTGEPFAVLFIDLDRFKEVNDQLGHDAGDRLLQIVARRIESHIRQSDTVARLGGDEFTVLLLNAGSREDVEQIASSILRDLAKPFYLNNDGVTISGSIGITLLPNDAQTVKQLMNNADQAMYLAKSAGRNQLCFFEDVMAHAVTARQELVGYLRAAPEKGELCLHYQPIVDLKTGRIAKAEALLRWHHPVRGLLAPGEFLELAEEAGLMETLENWVFSEVAADVQHWGMLSQEPFQVTINTSPLQFMHNDHIKPWEPHLGAFAESSTSIAVELSESVFLQDSAHLDERFSTLHKAGIQLALDDFGTGYSSLAYLKRFDINYLKIDPSFVRDDGTNPSNKAIAETIVVMAHKLGLQVVAEGVETEAQRDWLKEAGCDYAQGFLFSHPMPAVSMELLLKSGRAFH; from the coding sequence ATGAGGCTAACGGACTTTATCCGTTCAAGTTTAGAGGAGATTCTCCAGGCGTGGGAAAAGAACGCAGCCGCCATTCTCCCGGACAGGAACTACACCCGGGACGAGTTGCGTGACCACGTTCGCCATATGCTAATGGGCATTACAGCCGATATGGAGCGGCCGCTGACCGAGCTTGAACAAAATGAACGTTCTCAAGGTTTCGGCCCGAGGCCCGAGAGTGAGACGTCGGCTCAGATTCATGGCGCTGAGCGGCAGGACCTGGGTGCCGACATTGTACAGGTCGCGACGGAATTTAGAGCGTTGAGAACCACCATTATCCAACTCTGGCAGAAAGGGGGTAGGACGGAGCTAGAGACGGCCGACGTTGACGATATCGTTCGTTTCTACGAAGCGATTGATCAGGCGCTGGTCGAATCGGTAGACCGCTATGCCCATGAAAAGGAAAAGCAGGGCCGGCTGTTCGAAACGATGCTTGCATCCCTCCCCGACCCGTGTTGCGTGTTGGGTCTCGATGGTCGCTTCCTTTATGCAAACCGAACCATGGCCGATCTCTGTGGCTTAACACGAACCGAACTGGTGGGCCGAAAATTCGAAGAGTTCAAGCTGCATACGTCATACAACGGCTTGGACCCGCTACAACAGGTCATTTCCAGTAAAAAGGAAGTGCGCGGCGACATCGAGATTGGCGCACACGCCGAACGCGCACGCCACTTCGAGTATGTCTATTCGCCCGTATTGGATGCCCACGATAATGTCGAAGCAGTTTCAGGCATCGCGCACGACGTTACCGAACGCAAGCAGTCCGAAGCGACAATATGGCATCACGCGAATTATGACCACTTGACCGATGTACCCAACCGGCGCCTATTCATTGATCGGCTCAACCAACACGCCAGCCACTCCGTACGCACCGGCGAGCCATTTGCCGTGCTGTTTATCGACCTGGATCGTTTCAAGGAAGTCAACGATCAACTGGGGCACGATGCGGGGGATCGCCTACTACAGATCGTTGCCCGGAGGATAGAGTCCCATATACGACAGAGCGACACGGTTGCCCGCCTTGGCGGCGATGAGTTTACCGTGCTGTTGCTCAATGCGGGCTCCCGCGAAGACGTCGAGCAGATCGCCAGCAGCATTCTCCGGGACCTGGCGAAGCCATTCTATTTGAATAATGATGGTGTAACGATTTCCGGTAGCATCGGTATCACGCTGCTCCCCAATGATGCGCAAACCGTCAAACAGTTGATGAACAATGCGGACCAAGCGATGTACCTGGCCAAGAGCGCCGGGCGCAATCAACTCTGTTTTTTCGAAGACGTCATGGCTCACGCCGTAACGGCTCGTCAGGAGCTTGTAGGCTACCTCCGGGCGGCACCGGAGAAGGGTGAGTTGTGCCTCCACTATCAGCCGATTGTCGACTTGAAGACAGGGCGTATTGCAAAGGCCGAAGCCCTGTTGCGTTGGCATCACCCTGTGCGGGGTTTGCTCGCTCCCGGCGAATTTCTCGAGCTGGCTGAAGAAGCCGGTCTGATGGAAACGCTTGAGAACTGGGTATTTTCGGAAGTTGCCGCCGATGTCCAACACTGGGGTATGCTTTCTCAGGAACCGTTTCAGGTGACGATCAACACCTCTCCGTTGCAGTTCATGCATAACGATCATATCAAGCCATGGGAGCCGCACTTGGGCGCCTTTGCCGAATCAAGTACGTCTATCGCGGTCGAACTCTCGGAGAGCGTTTTCCTGCAGGATTCAGCTCACCTCGACGAGCGTTTCTCAACGCTCCACAAGGCTGGCATTCAACTCGCGCTGGACGATTTCGGCACCGGTTATTCATCCCTGGCTTACCTCAAGCGATTCGATATCAACTATCTCAAGATCGACCCGTCCTTTGTCAGGGATGACGGTACGAACCCCAGCAACAAGGCGATTGCCGAGACCATTGTCGTTATGGCTCATAAACTGGGACTGCAGGTGGTGGCCGAAGGCGTCGAGACTGAAGCGCAGCGTGACTGGCTGAAAGAAGCCGGATGTGACTACGCCCAAGGATTCCTGTTTTCGCATCCAATGCCGGCCGTCTCCATGGAGCTGCTGCTAAAAAGCGGGCGTGCATTTCACTAA
- a CDS encoding LLM class flavin-dependent oxidoreductase: MRAFSLLDLSPITEDSDARQALLNSRDLAQHAERLGYKRFWMAEHHNMTGIASAATAVALGFVAEGTRHIRIASGGVMLPNHSPLVIAEQFGTLAALYPDRVDLGLGRAPGTDGATMMALRRDQVNGANQFPQDVQELLHYFEPEQPGQRVKAVPGMGLRVPVWLLGSSLYSAQLAAALGLPFAFASHFAPDMLGEALHVYRARFEPSQYLDAPYAAAGINVFAADTDDAGRRLMTSLEQQFVALRRGTPGPLKPPVNDPAEVASVLERKQVGQALAESAVGSKASVATWIDRFLDRTQVDELIVTGQIYDHQARKTSFEIAAEILQQHK, from the coding sequence GTGCGCGCATTTTCCCTGCTCGATCTCTCCCCGATTACGGAAGACAGCGATGCGCGACAGGCGCTGCTTAATTCCCGGGACCTTGCTCAACATGCGGAGAGGCTCGGCTACAAACGCTTCTGGATGGCCGAACATCACAACATGACCGGTATCGCCAGTGCGGCGACCGCAGTGGCTCTGGGATTCGTTGCTGAAGGAACCCGGCATATTCGCATCGCTTCAGGCGGGGTCATGCTGCCTAATCACTCGCCGCTGGTCATTGCCGAACAGTTCGGCACCCTGGCTGCGCTCTATCCGGATAGGGTGGATTTAGGGTTAGGTCGAGCGCCGGGTACCGATGGCGCAACAATGATGGCCTTGCGTCGCGATCAGGTGAATGGCGCCAACCAGTTTCCCCAGGACGTGCAGGAGTTGCTGCATTACTTCGAGCCGGAGCAGCCAGGCCAGCGCGTCAAAGCCGTGCCTGGGATGGGGCTGAGAGTGCCGGTATGGCTATTAGGCTCAAGCCTGTATAGCGCACAGCTCGCGGCGGCACTGGGACTACCGTTCGCGTTCGCTTCCCACTTTGCTCCGGACATGCTCGGGGAGGCCCTGCATGTCTACAGGGCGCGTTTTGAACCCTCTCAATATCTCGATGCGCCGTACGCGGCCGCCGGTATTAATGTATTTGCCGCGGATACCGATGATGCAGGCCGACGACTCATGACCTCGTTGGAGCAGCAATTCGTCGCCCTCAGACGAGGCACGCCAGGACCCCTGAAACCACCCGTGAACGACCCGGCGGAGGTCGCTTCAGTGCTGGAGCGCAAACAGGTGGGACAGGCGCTCGCCGAGAGCGCGGTGGGTTCAAAAGCGAGCGTAGCAACTTGGATCGACCGCTTTTTAGACCGCACCCAGGTCGATGAGCTGATTGTAACCGGCCAGATTTATGACCATCAGGCACGGAAGACGTCGTTTGAGATCGCTGCCGAGATTCTGCAGCAGCATAAATAA
- a CDS encoding YdcH family protein translates to MSISDHALHKDFPEYKDLIRELRGSDLQFKELCDHYDKLDKSIRGLEHREVPTDDTHFLDMKKERAHLKDTLYTKLTSHQA, encoded by the coding sequence ATGTCGATCAGTGATCACGCACTGCACAAAGATTTTCCGGAGTACAAGGATCTGATTCGCGAGCTACGCGGTTCGGATTTACAGTTTAAGGAGCTCTGTGACCACTACGACAAGCTGGATAAGTCTATTCGCGGGCTTGAGCACCGTGAAGTTCCTACCGACGACACGCACTTCCTGGACATGAAGAAGGAGCGTGCCCACCTCAAGGATACGCTCTACACGAAGCTTACAAGCCATCAGGCTTAA
- a CDS encoding J domain-containing protein — protein MTCWEVLGISPTNDRDRIEQAYESQKKFAAGDSLSDLDQARDEAFRQAGFDVPQRTPDSGDAFGSTDEAPRGDSRPAGVALNAEDQQVVREVVIQVDAMLNDSYRRRDPQIWRAILTEPPADQDHIREAVGDALYPRVKPHLDEGELPEPVVAFLAQWLGWPEFEAAVHNENSSSNDPFDDPVHRGSSTDNGDDSQPREKRQPMPNFWPAVIGWVAGLVILTSVFSNLLGS, from the coding sequence ATGACGTGCTGGGAAGTTCTCGGTATCAGCCCTACAAACGATCGCGACCGTATCGAGCAGGCCTATGAGTCGCAGAAAAAGTTCGCCGCCGGCGATAGCCTGAGCGATCTGGACCAGGCGCGCGACGAGGCGTTTCGACAAGCCGGCTTCGATGTGCCGCAGCGAACCCCGGACAGCGGCGACGCCTTCGGAAGCACCGACGAAGCGCCTCGCGGCGACAGCAGACCCGCTGGCGTTGCGCTCAACGCAGAAGATCAGCAAGTCGTTCGTGAGGTGGTCATTCAGGTCGACGCCATGCTCAACGATTCCTATCGGCGCCGTGATCCGCAGATCTGGCGAGCCATTCTGACCGAACCGCCAGCGGACCAGGACCACATCCGTGAGGCCGTTGGCGATGCGCTGTACCCCCGTGTAAAGCCGCACCTGGACGAGGGCGAATTGCCGGAGCCGGTGGTGGCCTTTCTGGCCCAGTGGCTGGGTTGGCCGGAGTTCGAAGCGGCGGTCCACAACGAAAATAGCTCATCGAACGATCCGTTCGACGATCCGGTACATCGCGGCTCATCGACTGACAACGGCGATGATTCCCAGCCGCGCGAGAAGCGTCAGCCGATGCCCAATTTCTGGCCCGCCGTTATCGGCTGGGTCGCAGGCCTGGTGATCCTGACCAGTGTGTTCAGCAACCTACTGGGTTCTTGA
- a CDS encoding aldose epimerase family protein: MTWKTPFPYLALGASLGLLFAAGSIHADGNKTMNDLESVKRSSFGALPDGRKADLYRIVNANGVEMRVTNYGGIVTSLWTPDASGQFDDIVLGFDNLEGYLSDAYMTSNPYFGALIGRYGNRIAGGAFELNGETFELATNNGPNHLHGGDKGFNRELWEAKPFENEQGAGLVLTYASADGEEGYPGKLEVEVTYTLTDNNELAIDYRATTTKATPVNLTQHSYFNLQGEGSGSILDHRLTINADAFTPVDKTLIPTGEIRPVEGTPFDFTKATAIGDRIDNDNQQLAFGQGYDHNFVLDRASAADDTLVLAARVIEPDSGRVMEVATTEPGIQFYSGNFLDGTLTGKSGSAYKHRSGFALETQHYPDSPNQEGFPSTILEPGETYETRTVYTFSVR, encoded by the coding sequence ATGACATGGAAAACGCCTTTCCCTTACCTGGCCCTGGGCGCTAGCCTGGGTCTCTTATTTGCCGCAGGTTCAATCCATGCTGACGGGAACAAAACGATGAACGATCTGGAGTCCGTAAAGCGGTCGAGCTTCGGCGCCTTGCCGGATGGACGCAAGGCCGATCTCTACCGCATCGTCAACGCCAACGGCGTGGAAATGCGGGTGACCAACTACGGCGGCATCGTCACGTCGCTGTGGACGCCCGATGCCAGCGGGCAGTTTGACGATATCGTGCTGGGTTTCGACAACCTCGAGGGCTATCTTTCCGATGCCTATATGACATCCAACCCCTATTTCGGGGCGTTGATCGGTCGCTATGGCAACCGGATCGCCGGCGGAGCGTTCGAGCTAAACGGTGAAACTTTCGAGCTGGCCACCAACAACGGCCCCAACCATCTGCATGGTGGCGACAAGGGGTTCAACCGGGAGCTCTGGGAAGCCAAGCCGTTCGAGAACGAGCAGGGCGCCGGTCTTGTGCTGACCTACGCCAGCGCGGACGGCGAAGAAGGCTATCCCGGCAAGCTGGAAGTCGAGGTCACCTACACCCTGACCGACAACAACGAACTGGCCATCGACTACCGGGCAACCACCACCAAGGCGACCCCGGTCAACCTGACCCAGCACAGCTATTTCAATCTCCAGGGCGAGGGCAGCGGCAGTATTCTCGATCACCGGTTGACGATCAACGCGGATGCGTTTACGCCGGTGGACAAGACGCTGATTCCCACGGGTGAAATAAGACCGGTCGAGGGGACGCCGTTTGATTTCACCAAGGCTACGGCGATTGGCGACCGGATCGACAACGACAATCAGCAACTGGCTTTCGGGCAAGGCTACGATCACAACTTCGTGCTTGATCGCGCATCGGCAGCAGACGACACACTCGTCCTGGCCGCCCGGGTGATCGAGCCGGACAGCGGTCGGGTGATGGAGGTGGCCACCACCGAACCGGGGATCCAGTTCTACTCCGGCAATTTCCTCGATGGCACGCTGACCGGTAAATCCGGTAGCGCCTACAAACACCGCTCGGGGTTTGCCCTGGAAACCCAGCATTATCCGGACTCGCCTAATCAGGAGGGCTTTCCGTCCACCATCCTTGAACCCGGCGAAACCTACGAGACCCGCACGGTCTATACGTTCTCCGTACGCTGA
- a CDS encoding LysR family transcriptional regulator gives MARLNDDWFLRARLKMRHLQLFLAIDEHRNLHRAAESLSMNQPAASKLLNDLEVQLDVVLFDRHPRGMTPNWYGEVMVRHARSIVSQLNHTGEEINAMRQGNAGVVAVGAVMAPAVTILTSAVERVHRALPGLKVRIDVDVSKRLVPRLIEGEFDFVVSRIPEGFTAERFVFEEIGEEDICIVCREGHPAMTDTPTRLENLTAYPWSLQPPGALLRQRVDNLFLHHGAEPPKYIVDTPDFLVSLALVDKSDTLTVTTRQVAEMVCAPQRFSILPFGEPIRVQPYGLVSLRDKRLSPGAAALLDTLRGIISETDTGALDGAQGLFQ, from the coding sequence ATGGCAAGACTCAACGACGACTGGTTTCTACGCGCCCGGCTCAAGATGCGGCACCTCCAGCTCTTCCTCGCCATCGACGAGCACCGCAACCTGCACCGCGCGGCCGAGAGCCTGTCCATGAACCAGCCGGCGGCGTCAAAATTGCTGAACGATCTGGAGGTTCAGCTGGATGTGGTGTTGTTCGACCGCCATCCGCGGGGTATGACCCCGAACTGGTATGGCGAAGTCATGGTGCGTCACGCACGTAGCATCGTTTCCCAGCTCAACCACACGGGTGAGGAAATCAACGCCATGCGTCAGGGCAATGCCGGTGTCGTGGCTGTGGGCGCGGTGATGGCGCCCGCCGTCACCATTCTCACCAGTGCAGTGGAGCGGGTACACCGGGCTTTGCCAGGGCTCAAGGTGCGGATCGACGTGGACGTGAGTAAGCGGCTGGTGCCGCGACTGATCGAGGGCGAGTTCGATTTCGTGGTTAGCCGGATTCCGGAAGGATTTACCGCCGAGCGTTTTGTTTTCGAGGAAATCGGCGAGGAAGATATCTGTATTGTCTGCCGCGAGGGCCATCCGGCCATGACTGACACTCCAACGCGCCTGGAGAATCTGACCGCCTATCCCTGGTCACTGCAGCCGCCAGGCGCCCTACTGCGTCAGCGGGTCGATAACTTGTTTCTGCATCATGGCGCGGAGCCGCCGAAATACATCGTGGACACGCCGGATTTCCTGGTTTCTCTGGCACTGGTGGACAAGTCAGATACGCTCACCGTGACGACCCGGCAAGTGGCGGAAATGGTCTGTGCGCCCCAGCGTTTCAGTATCCTTCCCTTTGGTGAACCCATCCGGGTGCAACCCTATGGCCTGGTTAGCCTGCGGGACAAGCGCCTCTCCCCCGGTGCCGCCGCCTTACTGGACACCTTGCGGGGAATCATCAGCGAAACCGATACTGGAGCGTTGGACGGGGCTCAGGGGTTATTCCAATAA
- a CDS encoding peptidoglycan DD-metalloendopeptidase family protein encodes MSLFFNLSRNTRHVLVLAVVCVLTLMFFWRSDTSSAVSVPVETFPDDRLSGVNQEPIQLPVMAMPVAEEQKNAFAAAMEPQPTTEVYEIQPGDTLSEIFEVHGVAAKTLHQLLAADAEFLALETLQPGTLLTFTFDVNNQLQSVELELDPGRTVSYSRLDGGDFEHELVTEPMRWHTVLISGDIQGSFYASGLEAGLHKGQVAQVSQLLKNKLNFRRDLRAGDTFSVVVGEEMTATEATGNSRIEAIVLHRGARPYYAFLHSDGNYYDQSGESVTPAFLRYPTKHRYRISSSFDPYRLHPVTGRRAPHNGVDLATPPGTPIVSTGDGIVSRIGNHPYAGKYVEIEHSGAFKTRYLHLSRILVKRGQVIKRGKKIALSGATGRVTGPHLHFEFHVKRHPVNPLTAKIPTSAQVPESGMAAFKGRIRHQMAQLKVPSQMPAQFARGAGAIGEAASGPQQDWTTLCKRPGQCRYH; translated from the coding sequence ATGTCTTTATTTTTCAATTTGTCCCGCAACACCCGGCACGTCCTTGTTCTCGCGGTGGTCTGTGTCTTGACCCTGATGTTTTTCTGGCGCTCGGATACCTCCAGCGCAGTTTCAGTCCCCGTCGAGACCTTCCCCGATGACCGGCTGTCCGGAGTGAACCAAGAGCCGATTCAATTACCGGTAATGGCGATGCCGGTTGCCGAAGAGCAAAAAAACGCCTTTGCGGCGGCCATGGAGCCGCAGCCCACTACCGAGGTCTATGAGATCCAGCCTGGCGATACCCTCAGCGAAATCTTTGAAGTTCACGGCGTAGCCGCGAAAACCTTGCATCAGTTATTGGCGGCGGACGCCGAATTCCTTGCTCTTGAAACGTTGCAGCCGGGCACCTTGTTGACCTTCACGTTCGACGTGAATAATCAGTTGCAATCCGTTGAATTGGAATTGGATCCAGGCCGGACAGTGAGCTACTCGCGGCTGGATGGCGGCGATTTCGAGCACGAACTGGTGACTGAACCGATGCGCTGGCATACGGTTCTAATCTCAGGCGACATTCAGGGCAGTTTCTATGCGTCGGGTCTCGAGGCCGGCTTACACAAGGGGCAAGTTGCGCAAGTGAGCCAGCTTTTGAAAAACAAGCTGAACTTTCGCCGGGATTTGCGAGCCGGCGATACCTTTTCGGTTGTTGTCGGCGAAGAAATGACAGCGACCGAAGCCACCGGCAACAGCCGTATCGAGGCCATCGTTTTGCATCGAGGCGCCCGGCCCTACTACGCCTTCCTGCATTCCGATGGAAACTATTACGACCAGAGTGGCGAAAGCGTCACGCCCGCTTTTCTGCGCTATCCCACCAAGCACCGTTATCGGATCAGTTCGTCTTTCGATCCTTACCGTCTGCATCCGGTCACTGGCCGACGCGCTCCCCACAACGGCGTGGACTTGGCGACACCGCCGGGTACGCCTATCGTAAGCACGGGCGACGGCATTGTGTCTCGTATCGGCAATCATCCCTACGCCGGGAAATACGTCGAGATTGAACACAGCGGCGCCTTCAAAACCCGTTACCTGCACCTGAGCAGAATCCTCGTCAAGCGGGGCCAGGTAATCAAACGCGGGAAGAAGATTGCCTTGTCAGGTGCAACCGGCAGAGTAACCGGACCTCACCTGCATTTTGAATTCCATGTGAAGCGACACCCGGTCAACCCGTTGACAGCGAAGATCCCAACGTCCGCCCAGGTTCCGGAATCCGGTATGGCCGCATTCAAGGGACGGATCCGGCACCAAATGGCACAGTTGAAGGTACCCAGCCAGATGCCGGCACAGTTCGCCCGGGGAGCCGGGGCTATTGGCGAAGCCGCCTCCGGCCCCCAACAAGACTGGACGACGCTATGCAAACGTCCGGGTCAGTGTCGCTATCATTGA